Proteins co-encoded in one Microbacterium hydrocarbonoxydans genomic window:
- a CDS encoding acyltransferase: MIRSLLRATEFPYRENSLNLFRLILAFLVLFAHGFYVVGRADSPGFNGENLGGWAVIGFFVISGFLITRSRFRSDPGTFLLHRIARIIPAFVVCLLVTALVFGPVAQLLTHGTLAGYLTTDPTPLEYIWGNFFLHIDHYQIGSSLSDVPYPNTWNGSLWTLYFEFLCYLTVWVLGGLAIYRKSISVVAVLWGASVLVRIAYANGITGGLDGDFGLFTRLLPYFLGGSLIYLVVHRWGIVPLFGIISIPVAAILMVFVPVAGGPIAAPLIGYALLYLSTVIPQPAWIARNDVSYGFYIYAWPVQQLVVIVGGAAFGMGVYLVITTAVTFLLGWASWMLVERHFIRLARGAKKPADAPAVRSDAGVSPAGGLHPTGGSAAPGSAEQR; this comes from the coding sequence GTGATCCGCTCGCTGCTTCGCGCGACGGAGTTCCCCTACCGGGAGAACAGCCTGAACCTGTTCCGGCTGATCCTCGCGTTCCTCGTGCTGTTCGCGCACGGTTTCTATGTCGTGGGGCGCGCGGACAGCCCCGGATTCAACGGCGAGAACCTGGGCGGCTGGGCGGTGATCGGGTTCTTCGTGATCAGCGGGTTCCTGATCACGCGGTCGCGATTCCGCAGCGACCCCGGGACGTTCCTGCTGCACCGGATCGCGCGCATCATCCCCGCGTTCGTGGTGTGCCTGCTCGTGACCGCTCTGGTCTTCGGGCCCGTCGCTCAGTTGCTCACGCACGGCACGCTCGCGGGATACCTGACGACGGACCCGACACCTCTCGAATACATCTGGGGGAACTTCTTCCTCCACATCGACCACTACCAGATCGGCTCCTCGCTGTCGGATGTGCCGTACCCGAACACCTGGAACGGCTCGCTCTGGACTCTGTATTTCGAGTTCCTCTGCTACCTGACGGTCTGGGTTCTCGGGGGCCTCGCGATCTACCGCAAGTCGATCTCGGTGGTGGCCGTTCTGTGGGGAGCGTCTGTGCTCGTCAGAATCGCCTACGCGAACGGGATCACCGGCGGGCTCGACGGCGACTTCGGCCTGTTCACCCGTCTGCTGCCGTACTTCCTCGGGGGCTCGCTGATCTATCTGGTGGTGCATCGCTGGGGCATCGTCCCGCTGTTCGGCATCATCAGCATCCCCGTCGCAGCGATCCTCATGGTGTTCGTGCCGGTCGCGGGAGGCCCGATCGCCGCCCCGCTGATCGGATACGCGCTCCTGTACCTGTCGACGGTGATCCCGCAGCCGGCCTGGATCGCGCGGAACGACGTCTCCTACGGCTTCTACATCTATGCATGGCCCGTGCAGCAGCTCGTGGTCATCGTCGGCGGCGCGGCCTTCGGAATGGGCGTCTACCTGGTGATCACGACGGCGGTGACGTTCCTGCTGGGATGGGCGAGCTGGATGCTGGTCGAACGCCATTTCATCCGTCTGGCCCGGGGCGCGAAGAAACCCGCCGATGCACCGGCGGTCAGATCCGACGCAGGTGTCTCACCCGCCGGCGGGCTTCACCCCACAGGCGGATCAGCAGCGCCCGGGAGCGCAGAGCAGCGCTGA
- a CDS encoding glycosyltransferase family 2 protein, whose protein sequence is MSRSRTVSVCMATYNGSRYVAEQLSSILDQLGPNDEVVVVDDASTDSTIDVIEGMRDPRIVIHRNDGNRGYVRSFARAVELSTADVIVLSDQDDVWVQGRLDALVTATETHSVVASNLKLLDSTQPLRSPLTGRPWLLSPEDDGRRLRNELRILAGDAPYFGCAMALRRDALALVMPFPDYLRESHDLWIATAANAAGRLGHLEQTTVLRRVHDHNASTSRPRGISAALRSRALLIRLWGEARRRVRHLRRI, encoded by the coding sequence ATGTCTCGTAGCCGTACCGTCAGCGTCTGCATGGCGACGTACAACGGATCCCGATACGTCGCCGAGCAGCTCTCATCGATCCTCGACCAGCTCGGCCCGAACGACGAGGTCGTCGTGGTGGACGACGCGAGCACCGACTCCACGATCGACGTCATCGAGGGCATGCGAGACCCGAGGATCGTGATTCACCGCAACGACGGCAATCGTGGGTACGTGCGGTCGTTCGCACGTGCCGTCGAGCTGTCGACGGCCGACGTGATCGTGCTGTCCGATCAGGACGACGTCTGGGTGCAAGGGCGTCTCGACGCTCTCGTCACCGCGACCGAGACGCATTCGGTCGTGGCCTCCAACCTGAAGCTGCTCGACTCGACGCAGCCGCTGCGCTCGCCGCTCACCGGGCGCCCGTGGCTCCTCTCCCCCGAGGACGACGGCAGACGCCTGCGCAACGAGCTCCGCATCCTCGCAGGCGACGCGCCGTACTTCGGCTGCGCGATGGCCCTGCGTCGTGACGCGCTCGCGCTCGTGATGCCGTTTCCCGACTATCTGCGCGAGTCCCATGACCTGTGGATCGCGACCGCTGCCAATGCCGCTGGCCGACTCGGACATCTCGAGCAGACGACCGTGCTGCGCCGCGTCCACGACCACAACGCGTCGACGTCGCGGCCTCGCGGGATCAGCGCTGCTCTGCGCTCCCGGGCGCTGCTGATCCGCCTGTGGGGTGAAGCCCGCCGGCGGGTGAGACACCTGCGTCGGATCTGA
- a CDS encoding glycosyltransferase, producing MESVWAIISTFRPDDDLLSAFDSIAAQVSGVVVVDDASGTDSSAILSALAERGAVVESLAENSGIAAALNRGYELALHHGASKVFSFDQDSHIDAGYVQGVVSAYDAAVERGHRVGLIVPEHFADVRQAHAELADGTLLAKNIIQSGMLVDAEVLRALGPLRDDFFIDLVDTEFELRTRAEGYLTIAAPGAALGHQLGRQYARLLFGRPLSLPGLPPVTTFSTPFRYFYRMRNRIILNRFYLWSAPGQILRDTVIDLLHFVNALLVARPRGAFARVLRAGVNAGFNKRMGRMPAAVADLAAQVIWNAPLVESGVHGTERESNR from the coding sequence GTGGAATCTGTCTGGGCGATCATCTCGACCTTCCGACCCGACGACGACCTCCTGTCGGCTTTCGACTCGATCGCGGCGCAGGTGTCGGGCGTCGTGGTCGTAGACGACGCGAGTGGAACTGATTCCTCGGCCATCCTCTCCGCTCTCGCCGAGCGGGGCGCCGTCGTCGAGTCGTTGGCGGAGAACTCCGGCATCGCCGCGGCACTGAACCGCGGGTACGAACTCGCCCTGCACCACGGAGCATCGAAGGTCTTCTCCTTCGATCAGGACTCCCACATCGACGCGGGCTACGTGCAGGGCGTCGTGAGCGCATACGACGCCGCCGTCGAGCGAGGTCATCGGGTCGGTCTCATCGTGCCCGAGCACTTCGCAGACGTGCGTCAGGCCCATGCCGAGCTCGCCGACGGCACTCTGCTCGCGAAGAACATCATCCAATCCGGGATGCTCGTCGACGCAGAGGTGCTCCGGGCTCTCGGCCCGTTGCGTGACGACTTCTTCATCGATCTCGTCGACACGGAGTTCGAACTCCGCACCCGCGCCGAGGGCTACCTGACGATCGCCGCTCCCGGTGCCGCTCTCGGCCACCAGCTCGGCCGCCAGTACGCCCGGCTGTTGTTCGGACGTCCGCTCAGCCTTCCCGGTCTCCCGCCCGTGACCACGTTCAGCACGCCCTTCCGATACTTCTACCGCATGCGCAACCGCATCATCCTGAATCGTTTCTATCTGTGGAGCGCGCCGGGACAGATACTCCGCGACACGGTGATCGACCTGCTCCATTTCGTGAACGCTCTCCTCGTGGCGCGTCCGCGCGGCGCCTTCGCCCGTGTACTCCGAGCCGGCGTGAACGCCGGGTTCAACAAGCGCATGGGCCGCATGCCCGCCGCCGTGGCGGATCTGGCCGCTCAGGTCATCTGGAACGCACCCCTGGTCGAGAGCGGCGTCCATGGCACCGAGCGTGAGAGCAACCGGTGA
- a CDS encoding glycosyltransferase, with the protein MRQEFGSIVLAAYDPDPELFRRQLESIRAQTVTAWECVISVDGDPDPVRSLVAEITVDDPRFRVIGDGSRRGFYLNFEHGIREVDQNAGWIALSDQDDEWYPHKLETLLPHLDEVDLVSGQARLVEQPSARVLGETSRADHGLVANVLNNQFSGSAFVFRSEVLSRALPFPVASTRTAAHDHWLAVVAGAGRGTRMLPDVLQDYVQHAGNVFGDPSAMTGPVRPLQSIRTVLSLAQKYEGSRTPAALVRMLFWLNVGWRQLITDVLLERLGTGASSADTLIPYFSARRRFGSLRRLLRDAVARGEVVGRFRVEYLASWFAGTVVRGRSLVRRRAR; encoded by the coding sequence GTGCGTCAGGAATTCGGATCGATCGTCCTCGCGGCTTACGACCCCGATCCGGAACTGTTCCGACGTCAGCTGGAGTCGATCCGCGCACAGACCGTCACCGCATGGGAATGCGTCATCTCGGTCGACGGCGATCCCGATCCGGTGCGTTCCCTCGTCGCCGAGATCACGGTCGACGACCCGCGGTTCCGTGTCATCGGCGACGGAAGCCGCAGAGGCTTCTATCTCAACTTCGAACACGGGATCCGCGAGGTCGATCAGAACGCCGGTTGGATCGCGCTGAGCGATCAGGACGACGAGTGGTATCCCCACAAGCTCGAGACGCTGCTGCCTCACCTCGACGAGGTCGACCTCGTGAGCGGGCAGGCCAGGCTCGTGGAGCAGCCGTCCGCTCGGGTGCTGGGGGAGACGTCTCGAGCCGACCATGGTCTCGTCGCGAACGTGCTGAACAATCAGTTCAGCGGATCCGCGTTCGTGTTCCGTTCCGAGGTGCTGTCGCGTGCGCTCCCGTTCCCCGTCGCGTCGACGCGCACGGCCGCGCACGACCACTGGCTCGCCGTGGTGGCGGGTGCAGGACGAGGAACCCGGATGCTGCCCGACGTGCTGCAGGACTACGTGCAGCACGCGGGAAACGTGTTCGGGGATCCCAGCGCGATGACGGGGCCCGTGCGCCCGCTGCAGTCGATTCGCACGGTTCTCTCCCTCGCGCAGAAGTATGAGGGTTCGCGCACCCCGGCGGCGCTCGTGCGGATGCTGTTCTGGCTCAACGTCGGGTGGCGTCAACTGATCACGGATGTCCTGCTCGAACGCCTCGGGACGGGGGCGTCGTCTGCGGACACGCTGATCCCGTACTTCTCCGCTCGTCGACGGTTCGGCTCGCTCCGCCGCCTTCTTCGCGATGCGGTCGCTCGCGGAGAGGTCGTCGGGCGCTTTCGGGTCGAGTATCTGGCGAGTTGGTTCGCCGGGACGGTCGTGCGCGGCCGATCTCTCGTGCGACGACGCGCTCGGTGA
- a CDS encoding DUF2304 domain-containing protein produces the protein MMVTGAIGLAIVILGVVLALLLKRQLREKYAIIWLVIGLAVLLLGIFPQALLFITASLGFQVPANLLFTLAIFLLLAVSLHLSWELSQGEEEIRRLAEEAAIGRLERETHARRIAELEHAIDELRTQGRRQSD, from the coding sequence ATGATGGTCACCGGAGCGATCGGCCTCGCCATCGTCATCCTCGGCGTCGTCCTGGCGCTGCTGCTCAAGCGTCAGCTGCGTGAGAAGTACGCGATCATCTGGCTCGTGATCGGGCTCGCCGTGCTGCTGCTCGGCATCTTCCCGCAGGCGCTGCTGTTCATCACGGCCTCGCTCGGCTTCCAGGTGCCGGCAAATCTCCTCTTCACGCTCGCGATCTTCCTGCTGCTCGCGGTCTCACTGCACCTCTCATGGGAGCTCTCGCAAGGCGAGGAAGAGATCCGTCGGCTCGCGGAGGAGGCCGCGATCGGGCGCCTCGAGCGGGAGACGCACGCGAGGCGGATCGCCGAACTCGAACACGCCATCGACGAGCTGCGCACGCAAGGCCGCCGTCAGAGCGACTGA
- a CDS encoding glycosyltransferase family 2 protein codes for MSSPLDRVLVIVPAWNEERNVGRTVDEIRTALPATDILVVDDGSTDSTADVARQAGADVLQLPFNLGVGGAMRAGYVRAQRGGYEAAIQVDADGQHNPVDIARIIEALDRADIAIGARFAEVGDYKSRGPRRWAMVVLAKVLSRVAKTPLTDVTSGFRAGNRRAIDQYVQYYPAEYLGDTIDSLVAAVHTGLTVTQVPVAMRPRMHGVPSQGFFGSTVYLMRSVMALGLSIMRRPQVRRHDGERA; via the coding sequence ATGAGTTCGCCGCTGGACCGGGTCCTGGTCATCGTTCCCGCCTGGAACGAAGAGCGGAACGTCGGCAGGACCGTCGATGAGATCCGCACTGCGCTCCCGGCGACGGACATCCTCGTCGTCGACGACGGCTCCACGGACTCCACGGCCGACGTGGCACGGCAGGCGGGCGCCGACGTTCTGCAGCTTCCCTTCAACCTCGGAGTCGGTGGCGCGATGCGAGCGGGCTACGTGCGCGCCCAGCGCGGCGGCTACGAGGCCGCGATCCAGGTGGACGCCGACGGGCAGCACAATCCCGTAGACATCGCCCGCATCATCGAAGCCCTCGATCGCGCGGACATCGCGATCGGCGCGCGCTTCGCCGAGGTCGGCGACTACAAGAGCCGGGGTCCGCGCCGCTGGGCGATGGTGGTGCTCGCCAAGGTGCTCTCGCGAGTCGCCAAGACGCCGCTCACCGATGTCACGAGCGGATTCAGGGCGGGGAATCGCCGCGCCATCGACCAGTACGTGCAGTATTACCCCGCGGAGTACCTCGGAGACACGATCGACAGCCTGGTCGCCGCCGTTCACACCGGTCTCACCGTCACACAGGTGCCGGTGGCCATGCGGCCCCGCATGCACGGAGTCCCGAGTCAGGGCTTCTTCGGGTCGACGGTCTATCTCATGCGCTCCGTGATGGCGCTCGGTCTCTCGATAATGAGACGCCCCCAGGTCCGACGACATGACGGAGAACGCGCATGA
- the rfbA gene encoding glucose-1-phosphate thymidylyltransferase RfbA yields MKGIILAGGSGTRLHPITLGVSKQLIPVYDKPMVYYPLSTLMLAGIRDILVITTPHDAAHFERLLGDGSQFGINLTFAQQPSPDGLAQAFTIGADFIGDDSVALVLGDNLLYGPGLGNKLQRFGDIDGGAIFAYWVAEPEAYGVVEFDADGTAVSLEEKPAQPKSNYAVPGLYFYDNEVVEIARNLKPSARGEYEITDVNRAYLERGTLQVEVLPRGTAWLDTGTFDQMTDAAEYVRTMERRTSLKIGVPEEVAWRQGFLSDDELRERAEKLVKSGYGAYLLDLLKRGNA; encoded by the coding sequence GTGAAAGGCATCATTCTCGCGGGCGGCTCCGGAACTCGACTTCATCCCATCACCCTGGGTGTGTCGAAGCAGCTGATTCCCGTCTACGACAAGCCCATGGTCTACTACCCGCTGTCCACGCTCATGCTCGCGGGCATCCGGGACATCCTGGTGATCACGACCCCGCACGATGCCGCGCACTTCGAGCGGCTGCTCGGAGACGGCTCGCAGTTCGGGATCAATCTCACGTTCGCTCAGCAGCCGTCACCCGACGGTCTCGCCCAGGCGTTCACGATCGGGGCCGACTTCATCGGCGACGACAGCGTGGCGCTCGTGCTCGGCGACAACCTGCTCTACGGTCCCGGCCTCGGTAACAAGCTGCAGCGCTTCGGTGACATCGATGGCGGGGCGATCTTCGCGTACTGGGTCGCCGAGCCCGAGGCATACGGCGTCGTCGAGTTCGACGCCGACGGCACCGCGGTGTCGCTGGAGGAGAAGCCTGCTCAGCCGAAGAGCAACTATGCCGTGCCCGGCCTGTATTTCTACGACAACGAGGTCGTCGAGATCGCCCGCAATCTGAAGCCGTCGGCACGCGGGGAATACGAGATCACCGACGTCAACCGCGCCTACCTCGAGCGGGGCACGCTGCAGGTCGAGGTCCTGCCTCGCGGCACGGCCTGGCTCGACACCGGCACATTCGACCAGATGACGGATGCCGCGGAGTACGTGCGCACGATGGAGCGACGCACGTCGCTCAAGATCGGCGTGCCGGAAGAGGTCGCGTGGCGTCAGGGCTTCCTGTCCGACGACGAGCTGCGTGAGCGGGCTGAGAAGCTCGTGAAGAGCGGCTACGGCGCCTACCTGCTGGATCTGCTCAAGAGAGGGAACGCATGA
- the rfbB gene encoding dTDP-glucose 4,6-dehydratase, giving the protein MTRLLVTGGAGFIGSNFVHYVVDNTDYDVTVLDALTYAGNRDSLAGLPAERVQFVHGDITDAELVDRLTAESDAVVHYAAESHNDNSLHSPRPFLDTNIIGTYTLLEAARRHDRRFHHISTDEVYGDLELDDPERFTEQTPYNPSSPYSSTKAGSDLLVRAWVRSFGVKATISNCSNNYGPYQHVEKFIPRQITNVIRGIRPKLYGAGENVRDWIHANDHSSAVLTILEKGRIGETYLIGADGERNNKDVVELILEGMGQPRDAYDHVTDRAGHDLRYAIDSTKLRTELGWTPEFEDFESGLAATIQWYKDNESWWAPSKDSTEAFYASKGQ; this is encoded by the coding sequence ATGACCCGCCTGCTCGTGACGGGAGGTGCCGGATTCATCGGATCGAACTTCGTGCACTATGTCGTCGACAACACCGACTACGACGTCACCGTGCTCGACGCGCTGACCTACGCCGGCAACCGGGACTCGCTCGCTGGTCTCCCCGCCGAGCGCGTGCAGTTCGTGCATGGCGACATCACCGACGCGGAGCTCGTGGATCGGTTGACCGCCGAGTCCGATGCCGTGGTGCACTACGCCGCGGAATCGCACAACGACAACTCGCTGCACAGCCCGCGTCCGTTCCTCGACACGAACATCATCGGCACGTACACGCTGCTCGAGGCGGCTCGTCGTCACGATCGTCGGTTCCACCACATCTCGACGGACGAGGTCTACGGCGATCTCGAGCTCGACGACCCCGAGCGTTTCACCGAGCAGACCCCGTACAACCCCTCGTCGCCGTACTCGTCGACCAAGGCCGGCAGCGACCTGCTCGTGCGCGCCTGGGTGCGCTCGTTCGGCGTCAAGGCGACGATCTCGAACTGCTCGAACAACTACGGCCCGTATCAGCACGTCGAGAAGTTCATCCCGCGTCAGATCACGAACGTCATCCGCGGCATCCGGCCCAAGCTGTACGGCGCAGGAGAGAACGTGCGCGACTGGATCCACGCCAACGATCACTCGTCGGCCGTCCTCACGATCCTCGAGAAGGGGCGCATCGGTGAGACGTATCTGATCGGCGCCGACGGCGAACGCAACAACAAGGATGTCGTCGAACTCATCCTCGAAGGCATGGGACAGCCGCGCGATGCGTACGACCACGTGACGGACCGAGCCGGTCACGATCTGCGTTACGCGATCGACTCGACGAAGCTCCGGACCGAGCTCGGCTGGACGCCGGAGTTCGAGGACTTCGAGTCGGGACTCGCCGCCACGATCCAGTGGTACAAGGACAACGAATCCTGGTGGGCGCCGTCGAAGGACTCGACCGAGGCGTTCTACGCATCGAAGGGACAGTAG
- the rfbD gene encoding dTDP-4-dehydrorhamnose reductase, which translates to MGDIDFGKQLGVTETGIPGLVVFDLPVHGDSRGWFKENWQREKMTALGLPDFGPVQNNISFNDAVGTTRGIHAEPWDKWVSVATGRIFGAWVDLREGPTFGTVFTTELDASKAIFVPRGVGNSYQTLEADTAYTYLVNDHWSPDASYSFLNLADETSAIEWPIPLSDVEISAKDLAHPRLADVTPIAAKKILVVGAGGQLGRALRDELGDAPHVEWTTRAEFDLGDADVRAARRWRDYEAIINAGAYTAVDLAETADGRRDAWAANAAGPARLAAIAAEFGVTLVHVSSDYVFDGTVERPYREDDAICPLGVYGQSKAAGDLAVSTAPRHYILRTSWVIGDGKNFVRTMASLAERGIDPNVVDDQRGRLTFASEIARAIVHLLDTHAPYGTYNVSGSGQERTWAEIASDIFALTGADRARVSGVSTADYFANAEGPVAPRPSNSVLDLSKLESTGFVPRDAREQLEEYLRT; encoded by the coding sequence GTGGGCGACATCGACTTCGGCAAACAGCTCGGCGTCACGGAGACCGGTATTCCCGGACTCGTGGTGTTCGACCTTCCCGTGCACGGCGATTCGCGCGGTTGGTTCAAGGAGAACTGGCAGCGCGAGAAGATGACCGCGCTCGGCCTGCCCGACTTCGGGCCGGTGCAGAACAACATCTCGTTCAACGACGCGGTCGGCACGACCCGTGGCATCCATGCGGAGCCGTGGGACAAGTGGGTCTCCGTCGCGACGGGGCGCATCTTCGGCGCGTGGGTCGACCTGCGTGAGGGGCCGACGTTCGGGACCGTCTTCACGACGGAACTCGACGCATCCAAGGCGATCTTCGTGCCCAGGGGAGTGGGCAACTCGTATCAGACCCTCGAAGCAGACACGGCGTACACGTATCTCGTGAACGATCACTGGTCGCCCGACGCGTCGTACTCGTTCCTGAATCTCGCCGACGAGACCTCCGCCATCGAGTGGCCGATCCCGCTCTCCGACGTGGAGATCTCCGCGAAGGATCTCGCGCACCCCCGTCTGGCCGACGTGACTCCGATCGCCGCGAAGAAGATTCTGGTCGTGGGTGCAGGAGGCCAGCTCGGGCGCGCGCTGCGCGATGAGCTCGGCGACGCTCCGCATGTGGAATGGACGACTCGCGCAGAGTTCGATCTCGGTGATGCCGACGTCCGTGCCGCTCGGCGTTGGCGTGACTACGAGGCGATCATCAACGCCGGGGCGTATACCGCCGTGGATCTTGCGGAGACCGCCGACGGGCGTCGTGACGCGTGGGCTGCGAACGCAGCGGGTCCCGCTCGACTGGCGGCGATCGCGGCGGAGTTCGGGGTGACGCTCGTGCACGTGTCGAGCGACTATGTGTTCGACGGCACCGTGGAGCGTCCGTACCGCGAAGACGACGCGATCTGTCCGTTGGGCGTGTACGGGCAGTCGAAGGCTGCGGGCGATCTCGCTGTGAGCACGGCCCCCCGCCACTACATCCTGCGCACCTCCTGGGTGATCGGCGACGGCAAGAACTTCGTCCGGACCATGGCGTCGCTCGCTGAGCGCGGCATCGACCCGAACGTCGTCGACGACCAGCGCGGACGGCTGACGTTCGCATCCGAGATCGCACGCGCCATCGTGCATCTCCTCGACACGCATGCGCCCTACGGCACGTACAACGTGTCCGGCAGTGGCCAGGAGCGCACGTGGGCCGAGATCGCGAGTGACATCTTCGCGCTCACCGGTGCCGATCGCGCTCGGGTCTCCGGAGTGAGCACCGCCGACTACTTCGCAAACGCGGAGGGCCCCGTGGCTCCCCGCCCGTCGAACAGCGTGCTCGACCTCTCGAAGCTCGAATCCACCGGGTTCGTGCCTCGCGACGCGCGCGAGCAGCTCGAGGAGTATCTGAGGACGTGA
- a CDS encoding acyltransferase family protein, with product MTAPASAVSISRVSARTGRFRTDIQALRAVAIGLVVLNHLWPERIPGGYVGVDVFFVISGFLITGHLLSELDRTGRVRLAAFYARRIRRLLPAALLVIFVTLLGVWALLPFTRWTDNALQGLSSVFYVENWTLASLSVNYSAHNAAASAMQHYWSLSVEEQFYLVWPLLVLGAAVVAARRGAPGQRRRFVLVAVSAVAVLSFVAAVIYTADSPAQAYFVTFTRAWQFGVGAAIAVIPVAFFGRLNALAASATALAGFGGIAVAAFVFGPQTPYPGVAALLPVAATAAVIIAGTGRRAPLLVVSAVTDARPVQWLGDVSYSLYLWHWPLIVLMPFAIGAPLSWWSRLGILALALVLAWASRRWVETPAQRAEWWRPVRRAYLGGAAMMAVVALLAGALLLAASARSADAEDASPQGGVCHGAAALAEATSCDPSVAVTDPVVTKSDAYFELAPECGDLSSRLVFDGRETTRECDFSEKGRGPRVWLVGDSHAEQWQAALFPIARDQGWRLTISSFPGCPPADVAFIGFDAAWGPVDYTRCRDWAAALTEQLVDEKPDLVVTSMAARQQLVDDGSGRAHDEQFIDGLRNTWARWTDAGISVVAIADTPLNGDVRDLDCLVLNPAEPSECSVPRAAAIPPDPVALAALQPMAGVWQADLTSLLCDDEDCFAAVGGVPVYYDADHLSGSYAETLSDALREIVDQALSAPARP from the coding sequence GTGACCGCGCCCGCTTCGGCGGTCTCGATCTCTCGAGTGTCGGCGCGCACCGGCAGGTTCCGCACCGATATCCAGGCGCTGCGTGCTGTCGCCATCGGGCTCGTGGTGCTCAACCATCTGTGGCCCGAGCGGATCCCCGGCGGGTACGTCGGGGTCGATGTCTTCTTCGTGATCTCCGGCTTCCTGATCACCGGGCATCTGCTGTCGGAGCTCGACCGCACCGGCCGGGTCCGCCTCGCGGCGTTCTACGCCCGGCGGATCCGCCGGCTCCTGCCTGCGGCTCTCCTCGTGATTTTCGTGACCCTGCTCGGCGTCTGGGCGCTGCTGCCGTTCACACGGTGGACGGACAATGCCCTCCAGGGGCTGTCGAGCGTGTTCTACGTCGAGAACTGGACGCTCGCGTCGCTCTCCGTGAACTACTCCGCTCACAACGCGGCAGCAAGCGCCATGCAGCACTACTGGTCGTTGTCGGTCGAAGAGCAGTTCTACCTCGTGTGGCCGCTCCTGGTGCTGGGGGCCGCCGTGGTCGCCGCTCGGAGGGGTGCACCGGGGCAGCGCAGGCGATTCGTGCTCGTCGCCGTCTCGGCGGTCGCTGTGCTGTCGTTCGTCGCTGCGGTGATCTATACCGCGGACTCGCCGGCGCAGGCCTACTTCGTCACGTTCACCCGTGCATGGCAGTTCGGGGTGGGTGCGGCGATCGCGGTGATTCCCGTCGCGTTCTTCGGCCGGCTCAACGCTCTCGCCGCCTCGGCCACAGCCCTCGCCGGATTCGGCGGGATCGCGGTCGCCGCGTTCGTCTTCGGTCCTCAGACTCCGTATCCCGGCGTCGCAGCACTGCTCCCGGTCGCCGCGACCGCTGCGGTCATCATCGCGGGCACGGGGCGCCGCGCGCCCCTGCTCGTCGTGTCGGCCGTCACGGATGCTCGTCCGGTGCAGTGGCTCGGGGATGTGTCGTATTCGCTGTACCTGTGGCACTGGCCACTCATCGTGCTCATGCCCTTCGCGATCGGGGCGCCGCTGTCGTGGTGGTCGCGCCTGGGCATCCTCGCGCTCGCGCTCGTGCTCGCGTGGGCGAGTCGGCGATGGGTCGAGACGCCCGCGCAGCGGGCGGAGTGGTGGCGCCCGGTTCGTCGTGCATACCTGGGGGGCGCGGCGATGATGGCCGTCGTCGCACTGCTCGCCGGCGCGCTGCTGCTGGCGGCCTCCGCTCGCAGCGCCGACGCCGAGGACGCCAGTCCGCAGGGCGGCGTCTGTCACGGAGCCGCTGCGCTCGCCGAGGCGACGAGCTGCGATCCCTCGGTCGCGGTGACGGATCCGGTCGTGACGAAGTCCGATGCGTATTTCGAACTCGCGCCCGAGTGCGGCGACCTGAGTTCCCGACTCGTGTTCGATGGTCGCGAGACGACTCGCGAGTGCGATTTCTCGGAGAAGGGTCGGGGCCCGCGAGTGTGGCTGGTGGGTGACTCGCACGCCGAGCAGTGGCAGGCGGCGCTGTTCCCGATCGCACGGGATCAGGGGTGGCGACTCACGATCAGTTCGTTCCCCGGCTGTCCGCCGGCCGATGTGGCATTCATCGGTTTCGACGCCGCGTGGGGCCCGGTGGACTACACGCGCTGTCGTGACTGGGCCGCCGCCCTCACCGAGCAGCTGGTCGACGAGAAGCCGGATCTCGTCGTGACCTCGATGGCCGCTCGGCAGCAGCTCGTCGACGACGGCAGCGGTCGCGCGCACGACGAGCAGTTCATCGACGGACTGCGGAACACGTGGGCACGCTGGACCGATGCGGGCATATCGGTGGTGGCGATCGCGGACACCCCGTTGAACGGCGACGTCCGCGACCTCGACTGCCTCGTGCTGAATCCCGCCGAGCCGAGTGAGTGCTCGGTGCCCAGAGCGGCGGCGATCCCGCCTGACCCGGTGGCACTCGCCGCGCTGCAGCCGATGGCGGGCGTCTGGCAGGCAGACCTCACGTCGCTCCTGTGCGACGACGAGGACTGCTTCGCCGCGGTCGGCGGCGTGCCGGTCTACTATGACGCCGACCATCTCAGCGGCTCGTACGCCGAGACCCTCAGCGATGCCCTGCGCGAGATCGTGGATCAGGCACTGAGCGCGCCCGCGCGTCCGTGA